GGTTGCGGGGTGGCAGAGAGGTGGTTGATGGGAGGTTGCTTAGTAGGTACAGTGTGTGTTGGTTCTATGATGTATGCACTTAATAGATGCAGTTAATATATCAATCAACTTGGGAAAAAACATCTTGATAATatcttcctatccatgaacatagactatctcttcatttatttggattttttttttatttcttccattgtACTTTTGTAGTTTAGATTTgtacctaagtatttcatttttatgctaatataaagtgctatactttttattttaaattcctacTGTTCATTGCTGTTACATAGGAAAGCATATTAGGAATGTTAAACTTATATTGGGCAATCTTGCTATAATTATTACTTCAGAAAGCTGGGATTTTTTTCCCGTGTGTTGGGAGGGACAGTTATGTCAGtttggtgggattttttttttttatgtaggtAATCATATCCtctgtaaaattttatttcttctctcccattctgtatggcttttctttccttttcttgtcttattgcattagCTAGGACTTCTGGTACAACTATTTTGAATAGGCATGGTGAAAGGGGATTCTTGTTCTCAAACTTAAAGGAAAAGCATGaaagtataatgttagctgtaggTTATTTGATAGGTGTTCTTTACCAGTTAAGAGAGTTCCCCTTCTTTCCTAGTTTGCTGAAAATATTTATCATGAATATGTGTTGGATTTTATCacttgctttttctgcatctatttataTGATCTTTTGATTCTTCTTACCTACcttgttgatatgatgaattacattggTTGTATTCTGAATGTTAAATCAACCTTGCATACCTGGAATAAACTCCATTTGGCTATTGTGTATAATTCTTCGTATGCATtattggatttgatttgctaatattttgtgatGCCTTTTACTGGTTTTGGTGTTAGGATGATGCTGGCCtcacagaatgagttaggaagtgttCCATTTGCTTCTGCTATCTGTAAGAGATTTTAATGAACggtattgtttattatttttttggtagaattcactgTGAAACCAAAAAAGCCTGGTGCTTTCTGTTTTGggaggttatttatttttatttttttaatttcagtttaatacaGTTAGGCTATATAGATTTGCTTTTATAAGattaaagtccaagttataggtatgtcctttacccaggaagtgtgtaATTAGGAGGTTATTAATAGTtgatttaatttctataataGGTACAGGCCTattcattttatctatttttcctaGTGTGAATTTGGGTATATAATCTTTCAAGGAATTGGTCCACATCTTCTAAGTTCAAATATTTGGGCATTCAGGAGATTGAGCAGAGGTGGAAGGATAGTTTGACCTAAGGGTGTAAGTCtaatctgggcaacatagaacatgcctctttaaaaaattgtggcagttggtggtgcctgtggctcaagtagtagggagccggccccatatgctgtgggtagggggttcaagcccggcccggccataactgcaaaaaaaaaaaaagctttgggcagcgcctgtggctcaaaggggtagggcactggccccatatgatggaggtaacgggttcaaacccagccctggccaaaaactgcaaaaataaataaataaataaataaaataaaaataaaaaattgtggcaattgttttttttttgagacagagtctcactatgacgcccttagtagagtgccatggcgtcactgctcacagcaaccccaaactcttgggcttaagcgattctcttgcctcagtctcccaagtagctaggattacaagcacctgccacaacaccaggctatttttggttgcagttgctttgtttagcagacctgggctgggcttaTAGTATTCTTTggttattcttttaatatttatgggATCAGTTGTGAtctctcctttttcctcccattagtaatttctgtctcttttctttttttcttggttagcctGGCTAAGGTTCAAGTAatgttatttaccttttcaaaaaccagcttttggtttcattgattttttttctcgaTAAGATTTATGTTGGCTGGGTTTTACTAGTTTCTTGGATATGTAGATTTATGTCTTGTATTGAATTTGGCAAAATTtttgccattatttcttcaaatactttttcagtcctttctttctccttccttctaatGACATAagtattggatttttttttttatatatatagttgaggctctatttttttagtttagtttttctcTGTTGTTGGAGTTGGACATTTTCTGTTATTCTATCTTCTAGTTCACaaactcttctcttttctcctctattGTGCCATTGAGTTTATTCACCGAGTTTTTGTTCTAGTTactttcagttctaaaatttccatttggttttctttatattttctattctttactgagactttcttttttttttttttactgagacatcattgtttcattgtttcttttctttttactgaaaCATCGTTGTTTCATTGTTTCAAGTATATACTTAattgctattaaaatatttttatgatagcTGCTTTTAGGTCTTTGTCAGATAAATGTAACATACTTACCATCTCAAGGGTGACATCTATTTATTGTCCtccatttattttgatgttttcctggttttggtgtgaTTGTGAGCTTTGATTGAAACTTGGATGTTTAGGGGGCAGTGTATTAAGTCTCTGGATCTTATTTAAGCTTTCTATTTTAGCTGGCTTTCTCGAAGACCTAACTGGTAGAGAAAAGAAGAGGTGCCATCTCATCACTACCAGTTGAGCGTGGAAGTCCATATTCCCTCTGCAACTTCCATTGACACCTGAGTTGCAAGGGGCAGAGCTCATGAATACTTGCCAGGAGTGGAAGTTAAAGCTCCTCAGTACCTTGCTAGCTGGAAGGAGTAGGTGTAACGCTGTTCTACTCCCCACATGTTTCCCACTGGTATCACAGGGAGTGGGGTGGCGTCATGTGCGCTGGTAGTAGTGAAACTTCTGACCCTCCCATAAGCCTTCTCTGATACCATCCCACTGGGATTGAAGAGGATTATCTCATTACATCAGCCTGGTGGTGATAGTCCAGGCTGTCTGTGTGGTAATCACTGATCTGTATTTGGCTTGACTGGTTACTGGCTGGCAGGGATGAAAGCCCTAGGACCCTACTTGGCTTTCTCTGAAATGGGCAGGGTATTAGAGCACCTTGGTTTAGCTTGGCAAGGGTAGAAATCTACTTTTCGCTTATATGGATTTACTTATcctagacatttcatataaatggagatATATATTCTGTGGCCTTTATAAAATGGCTTCTTTCacctagcataatgttttcaaggttcatccatattttttttattatgatgcCAGTTTCAAGGCATCCATGTAtccatatttaatttcattttattgcaaataatatttgtataccatgttttatttattcatttatcagttaTTATGAATTATGtcactatgaacatttgtgttcaGGTTTTTATatggacagaatctcactctgttgcctcaggttagtatttttcaaccttttttatctttacggcatgtttaaattattttgatcaaaaaagagtaaaaggctgggcgtggtggctcacgcctataatcctagctctctgggaggcccagtcgggtggatcgcttaagctcatgagttcgagaccagcctgagcaagagtgagaccccatctctactaaaaaattaaaactgaggcaagaagatcacttgagcccaagagtttgaggttgctgtgagctatgacaccatggtactctacccagggcaacaaagtgagactcttgtctccaaaaaaaggaaaaaaaaaaaaaaagaataaaaaaggactatatttactgtgctttgacacccctaagatcctctcacagcacgcCGTGTGCCATGgcccaccagttgaaaatcactgtcctacCTAGGTGGAgcatagtggcatcatcatagttcactacagcctctaactcatggactcaagcagtcctcctgcctcagcctcctgagtagctgggactataggcatacactactgcaccaggctaattttttctattttttagtagagatggggatgtcactcttgttcaagctggtctcaaactcttgacctcaaggaattctacctcagcctctcagagcaaTAGCatgacaggcatgaaccactgtacccagcctccatttattttttattaatttttaaattttttgtattatGATGCTAATGAAGGGATCTGAGATATTTTGTATATTGTCTGTTAGGTCCTCAGACTTAAGACTTACTTCTACTCTTATCCTTGGCTTATTTCTATATTCTTTCCATTAAAATAATGGTATCTGATAATGAAGTTATTTAAGAGATCCATATGTTTGATGAGTATTAAAGAGCTTTAAaccattatttcttttgaaaaattgtgAATGTATAATTAATCAAAGTAATgacttttatatttatagatttacctatgtttttatttatttagaaaaaggaaagtgaatgCCTGCAATTAAAAATTTTGGTGCTTCAAAATGAACTAGAAAGACAGAAGAAAGCTCTGGGACGGGAGGTGGCATTACTGCATAAGCAACAAATTGCATTACAGGACAAAGGTGAGTTGAAATGACATACAAACTACCTAATCTCCACATTCAGTAGTTTCCCCTTATTCTTCACAAGCTCCATTAAAGTCTTTTTTGCATAAAAATAGTCACTTAATAACAGGGATATGtgctgagaaatgtgttgttaggtAATCTTATCATGCATATATCAGAGTGTACTTTCACAAACGTAGGTGGTACAGCCTCCTAAACACCCACTCTATGAGGGATAGCCTAACGCTCCTACAGAACTGGATAacatgttactatactgaatactcTAGGCAGTTGGAACATATGTAAGCACAGTAAAATAATGGTACTGTAATCTTATGTGAACCATTGTCATATGTGGTACATGATTGTATGctgataaaattttctttaattaaaaaaattacaaatgtacaAATCCATATACAGATGGTCCTGACCGAGGATGGCTTGATGtaaaatttttcaactttacaataTGCAAAAGTACAGAAATCATACTttactgggaggccaaggcgggaggattgcttgaggccaggagttcaagaccagcctaagcacaagcaagaccctgtctctgcccaAAATATAAAACGTTACCCAGGCGAGGtgatgcatgcttgtagtcccagctactctggaggctgaagcaggagattgCAGTAAGCTAggatgatgctattgcactctagctGCGGTGGCAgagtaaaactcttgtctcaaagatagatagatagatagatagatagatagatagatagatagatagatagatagcttTGTGTTACATGATTTTGCCTAAATATAGGCTAATATAAGTGTTCTGAATACCTTTAAGGTAGGGTAAGCTAAACTGTGAAGATAGGtctattaaatgcattttctactacatgatattttcaatttatggtGAGTTTATTAGGATGTAGCCCTATGGTAGTTTGAGGCTAATCTGTACAGGTACAGCCTGAATTTTCACAGAATGAACACACACACGTAAGCAGAATCAATCAAGAAGCAGGGCTCCAATACCTCAGACTCTTCTTCAGTCTCCTTCCATTCACCTCATCTCCAGGCACACTAACTTCATTTATTAAGCCAAAGATTGATTTTGCCAAATTTATAGAAATAGAgtcttatttgtatattttgagtgctgtcttttttttcaacattatGTTTGTAAGAGTCATACGTACCTTTGTTGTAGTTTGTTTATTCTTAATGCcaagtagtattccattatatgaatatTTACGAGCAGCTGCTCGTTTGAAAATGCAAGAAGAACTAAATGCGCAAGTTGAAAAGCATAAGGAAAAACTAAAACAgcttgaagaagaaaagaggaggcaGAAGATTGAAATGTGGGACAGCATGCAAGAAGGAAAAAGCTacaaaggaaatacaaagaaGCCTCAGGAAGAAAACAGTTCTGGTCCATCTTCAGTCATCCCAAAACGGAAAACTGACAGAAAGCCTTTGAGAGGAGGAGGTTGTAACACTCTGTCTGGTGAAGGAGGAGGAGCCTGCTCCTGGAGACCTGGACGCAGAGACCCCTCATCTGGCGGATGAAGCTAAGAATCTTGTTAGTGTCACTTTTGATGTTAACAAGAGGAATACTTAACCCTCAATTCAATAGCCTTAGGCATGCTTTTCACAGTGACTAGCCAAGGGGAAGTGGGGTTTATTTCTGTTATCAACTACACAGCGAGGGCTTTGGTCATCAGAGGGTGTAGATGTTGCCGTTAGGTGTAGGTCATTGGTCACACTTCACTTGAAGACAGTGATTGCATCCATTGATTTCATGGTTAATTGCTAGTTGGGTAAGTAAAGGCCTCTAGATGATTAGCAATATTGATAAAGAGGCCTAATAGTGATCTTTTAAATTAGAAGTCATCGCTGGCAGGACAGTCTCTGTGACAGGTTGCGTTGAGTGATGTCTTCCTTATAAATGGTGAGCCCACCAGTGAGGATTACTGATCAGACAGTTGATGGGGTTTGtttctgtatatttatttctatgtacAGAACTTTGTATAAAGCCactgtaaatattaaaaattgcaaATGACATTTTTAGCTTCTTTATTAAATTCAAGgaaatttcaacaaaaaaaaaaaaaagaagaagcagaggCTGCtctggagaaaggggaggagagtgCTGAATGTCACCAGTGGTATGCAGTGCTTTGTGGTCAGCTGGCTGAGCATGAGGGCATCCAGAGGCGCATCCAGAGTGGCTTTAGTTTCAAGGAGCATGTGGACAAAGCCATTGCTCTCCAGCCAGAAAATCCCATGACTCACTTTCTTCTTGGCAGGTGGTGCTACCAGGTCTCTCACCTGAGCTGGctagaaaaaaaaactgccacAGCCTTGCTTGAAAACCCTCTCAATGCCACTGTGCAGGATGCCCTCCAGAGCTTCCTACAGGCTGAAGAACTACAGCCAGGATTTTCCAAAGCAGGAAGGATATACATTTCCAAGTGCTACAGAGAACTAGGGAATACTTCTGAAGCTAGATGGTGGATGAAGTTGGCCCTGGAACTGCCTGATGTCACTAAGGAGGATTCAACTTTCCAGAAGGACCTAGAAGAATTACAAGTTATGTTGGCAGAATAATCACATTTCAATGGCCTTCATGACTTGAGTGATACTACTGTTTAAGGGGAAAAATCAAGCCTTTCTTCCTTATACTTTACTGAGATCATCTGGGTTGGAGAGTGTCCTGACTCCCGGGGCAGACTGCTACCCTCTACCATTCCCCAATTTATCTTCTGTTGATCAGTTAATTTATTCTAATCTCTTACCTAATCTAAAGTTGGGGAAGTACTTATGGCCTGGGTCTGTTGTTCTCCCCTTAAGCGAATTCTTAAAAAATCAAGACTAAACTAgcagaataagaataagaattctTATTTCTGCCCCCAGAATAAGAATGGTAGAGCCCTAAGGCTGCTAGAGCTGAGAGAATGAAGGAGCAACACTGTGCTGGTGAGGTGTATGGACTTCAAAAACCTACAGGAACAAAGCTCAGAATCTGCTATTCTCTAGTATTTTTCACTAAATATTCAACACGTATATACACAGTCCTAAGATCACTAGCTACTGGGATAAAAGAAGTCAGAGCAGCAGATGGATATTGCCGCCTTATCTCCTATCATGTGCATTCTACCTATATTCTTGGGCTGGACCACTGGAGTTGTCCTGGAAGCTCCTGAAAGGATAGTGGCATAGGgtttatgaaactataaaatgatgATCTGAAGAGCTGGCTGGGATATATTTTGGTACGAACTTGAAATAAACCAAATCTGAttgcaagtgaaaaaaaaaattatttactattgGTTTCAATAATTCCCAGTTTGGGACTATCAGAGTTAATGCTTTCGTGAATGTTCTAGTATGTGTCTTATTGAAGATTTTTACGTATGTCAGTTGGATAAAcacctaggagtagaattacaTAGTCATAGGGTGTACATATCTTCAGCTTTAGTAGATTGtgtccaatatttttatttttccagaatggTTTCGCCAGTTTATCCCTCTGTATTCGGTATTGTTCTTCTCCTGCATCCTTGTCAGCATttggtattttatctttttatttgagCCTTTCTGTGGGGTATGTTGTAGTATCCCCTTGCAGTtcggtttttatttttctgaagacTCTTATTTGCACCATGTTTCTTGCTGATTGAGATACATCTCTTTTGTGAAGTACCTGTGGAagtctttttcccatttttaaaaaaattattttgatacagaaattgtacatattttaatgtacatctcaataaatgtttatgtataAGTACATCTATTAGCCCTACCCTAAATTGgtatatagaacatttcatcacctcACAGATTCCCTTGAGCCCTTTCCCATTCAGCATCTTCCCATATGTACCTTTATTCTGACTTTTATCACCACAGATGATTTTTGCCTATTCTTGAACTTTGTataaatgattcattttttttttttaaagttctcctTTGGATCTGCCTTTTTTAACTCAACACGATTTTTTAcaaagatttatccatgttgttgaaTGTGTCAGTTAttcatttgtctttgttgttgCCATATAGTATTCTGTTGTATAAATATACTATGGTTTCTTTATGCATCCACCTGTTGATCATACATACgtgggttgttttcattttgtatacCTATTATGAATAAACCTCCtgtgaacaaaaaaaaatggcttgaCCTTTTGGGGGGTAAGATTTCTTTTACTTGGCATATGTATTAAAactatattctcccattctgtgtcTTTCTGAGTTCATTCTTTAAAGATACCTTTAAATGAACAGAAGTTCATTCTATATTTGAggctttttgttttaatatcttAAAGATGttctaatatatttcttttactattttactttttacatttatatcaGTAATTCTGGAATTGAGTTCTGTGTGTCATGTAAAGTTAAagtcaatattttatttgtttcatgtaGAATGGTCAGTTGGCCtgtcaccatttattgaagaccATCCTTTCTCCATTGCACTGTACTTGCACTTttctcaaaaatcaaatgacttgTAAATCTATTAAAGACCCTCTGTTCTATTCCTTTGatctgtttttctattattttcccattatctgactgttttaattttcttatgttgGCTAAGGttagtggcccacacctatattcccagcacttcaggaggctgaggcaggaatatcacTTGAAGCAGAAATTCAAGGCCAgcactgggcaacatagtgagaccccatctctataaaaaaaaattttaatagaaaataatataattttttatcatGTTATGATGTCTCCCACTAAAAGAAATGCATACCCATTAGCAGAATGTTAATTCAGAACATtaattcagggcggcacctgtggctcagtgagtagggctccagccccatataccaaggatggcaaattcgaactcggccctggccaaactgcaacaaaaaataaccaggcattgtggcgggcacctgtagccccagctactcaggaggctgaggcaagaaatcacctaagcccaagagctggaggttgctatgaggttgcctctaccaagggtgacaaagtgagactgtctcttaataaaaacaaagaacattaaTTCAGAATGTTTTGCTTTGAGCCTGGCTTCATTGTTTTCCAGCTATGTAACCTTGTCCAGTTACTTAGCTTCATCTCTACAGTGTGGTTAGAAATAATACTTATAACTATAACTCCCTGAGTTTTAATAGGGAGGTTCTGCTCATGTTGCTTGTCTGTGGACATTTTGTATAACAAGGATGTGTATGATAGGATGATCGAATGAGTTGAAAAATGAAAGGGTCttacaaaaataagacaaaacactGTTTTATTCTCATATCATTCTTTCCTGGGTTTCTGTaccatttaaaataaagtctTGACTCAAAATGACTTACAAAGTCCTCTTGTGATTCACCTCAATCAGAATGCTTCAGCCACACAGTGAAAGCTTTAGGTTAAATGTTGCTTTCTCCAGGACACCTTCTCTGGctcccttctccatttcctcccaCCTTTACCTGTCAAGTTAGATGTACTACTGTGTGTTTCTATAGCTTTCCGTAGTTTTCCATTATGACACTGTGGGTGTTAGTCTATCTCGTCCTCTGGACAGCCTCTGTGGGCAGGCACTGCCCAGATGCTGTATTATATATCTAGTATAGTATCTGGATAtattaaatattgaataaatatttgttgagtgagtgAATCATAATCACAGTTATCAATGTCATGTTATAAGCATTATTGCTAAAGAAAGACTTCTCTAGCTCCTACTTTACCATTCCTTTGGGAAAAGTGATATTCTTACGAGAAGTACtgcagagaaaatatattttgtctggCTATGAGAAATTATCTGCATTCCAATACAGCTTCCATATTATATAAGTGAGAGATTGATGGAATGATGGCACTTAAAATCATAAGACATCATGAATCAAGTTCATTCTCATAAAGTGTTAGAATGACTCCAAGTAAGCAGACAGTAATTGTGTACATACAATACCTGCTTCCAAAGATTTCATCTTCTGTGGAAAGACACATCACATGATGCTTTCAAAGTACCATTAACTTTCCTGTACTCACATTGCCTGCTATCTGTTGCATGTATTTCTGCATATCTTAACCTTTTCCAAGATCATAATTTTCAATATGAAAACACTACAAGGTTTTACGAAGTTGAGGGTACTTTGCCCTTTTCCAAAAAGaagagtaataataatagctatcatGTTCTAAGTACAGTGCTCATCACTGTAAAAGATGTGATGTTATTTAATCACCACACTAACTTTATAAGGTACATGCTATTCTTTTTTAAcctttacagttgaggaaactttAGGTCAGGGTCAGAGaagtttaaataatttacttAGGCCAGGTGtgagggctcacacctgtaatgctagcactcttggaggccgaagtgggtggattgccctgagctcagaggttcaaaaccagcctgagccagacaccccatctctacaaaaaaaaaaaaaaaaaagccaggcattgtggcagatgcctgtagtcccagctatttgggaggctgaagcaagagaatcgcttaaacccaagagttggaggttgctgtgagctatgatgctacagcactctactgagggctacaaagtgagactctgtctcaataaaaataattaattaatttaaattcatGTAGCTCATGAGAGGCAATGTTGGTATTAAAATCTTTCTGTTCATTCCCAAACTCTAAATCACTGTATAACACTACCCTTTTATGAGTAGTGTGATGTGTAAAGCTCATGGAATATATATT
This is a stretch of genomic DNA from Nycticebus coucang isolate mNycCou1 chromosome 14, mNycCou1.pri, whole genome shotgun sequence. It encodes these proteins:
- the LOC128565014 gene encoding regulator of microtubule dynamics protein 3-like, coding for MTFLASLLNSRKFQQKKKKEEAEAALEKGEESAECHQWYAVLCGQLAEHEGIQRRIQSGFSFKEHVDKAIALQPENPMTHFLLGRWCYQVSHLSWLEKKTATALLENPLNATVQDALQSFLQAEELQPGFSKAGRIYISKCYRELGNTSEARWWMKLALELPDVTKEDSTFQKDLEELQVMLAE